From Chryseobacterium camelliae:
GATTGAAGGACTTAAACATCATACCCTGTTTTTTGAAAATGACCTGGATCTCCATACCCATGAGATCTATACGGATAAAAAGTGGCCTGCAGAACCTTTGTTCTATGTCTGCTGTCCCTCCAAAACCGATCCGGATGTAGCACCGGAAGGATGTGAGAATGTCTTCCTGCTGATGCCGGTAGCTACAGGGATAGAGGACAATGAAGAGATCAGGGAAAAATACTTCCGCGAAATGATAGGCAGGCTGGAAAAGCACACCGGAACAGAGGGCTTATTGTCTAAGATGGAATATAAAAAAAGCTACTGCATCCGTGATTTTAAAGAAGATTACAATGCTTACGAGGGCAATGCCTACGGACTGGCCAATACCTTATCACAAACAGCCGTTCTGAAACCCTCGCTCAGAAACAAGAAACTAAAAAACCTTTTCTATACAGGGCAGCTTACTGTACCGGGACCTGGAGTGCCACCATCCATTATCTCCGGTAAAATTGCTGCAAGAGAAGCCACCAAAATAAGTTGATATGAAAAAATTATTTGATGAACTGTCTTATAAAATAAGCAAACAGACTACCCAGCAGTACAGCACAAGCTTTTCATTGGGCATTATGGCCCTGTCTCCCAAAATCAGGAATCCCATTTATGCCATTTACGGATACGTGAGGCTTGCAGACGAGATCGTAGACAGTTTTCATGGGTATGATAAAGAAAAGCTTCTCGTTAAATTTAAAGAAGATACTTTTCAGGCACTGGAAGACGGCATTTCGCTCAATCCTATTCTACAGTCTTTTCAGGAGACGGTAAAACAATATGACATAGACCGCTCACTGATCATCCAGTTTCTGAAAAGCATGGAAATGGACCTTCAGAAAATCGATTATGATTCAGATCTTTATAAAGAATATATTCTGGGCTCAGCAGAAGTAGTGGGACTGATGTGCCTGCAAATCTTCGTGGAAGGCAATACAAAAGAATATGAAAGGCTC
This genomic window contains:
- a CDS encoding phytoene/squalene synthase family protein; protein product: MKKLFDELSYKISKQTTQQYSTSFSLGIMALSPKIRNPIYAIYGYVRLADEIVDSFHGYDKEKLLVKFKEDTFQALEDGISLNPILQSFQETVKQYDIDRSLIIQFLKSMEMDLQKIDYDSDLYKEYILGSAEVVGLMCLQIFVEGNTKEYERLKPFAMKLGSAFQKVNFLRDMKDDYQILGRSYFPDVDISYFDNSVKSSIEKDIEQEFREALEGIRKLPGSSRLGVYLAYRYYISLFRKIRRTSAAKIINQRIRISNGRKISLMMGCYLQYKTSFL